In one window of Desulforhabdus amnigena DNA:
- a CDS encoding multiheme c-type cytochrome — translation MPRFALPVFLAVVTGISMVCSTFGQQTQMQGQACVDCHKQVTPNIVSDWQLSKHSQNDVGCPSCHGNQHMSKDDVVKAELALPDKCNGCHEAQVEQFKSGKHALAWASMKAMPTLHWQPMSQVEGLKGCGACHRHGLKSEAEVKDLRDKNSAFGVASCDVCHTRHLFSLEEARSPQACQTCHMGIDHPQWEMYSSSKHGVRYLLRQNKVLPETVAAPTCQTCHMQEGDHEVRTSWGFLALRLPLPDDPQWESDRTIILKALGVLDPSGEPTARLDVVKQADMVRFTQEAWQEERDRMIGTCRKCHSVNFAKAELEKGDQMIRSADGLMAQGIQIVADLYKDNILAKPVSYPYAYPDLLTFHDAPTVIEQKLFKMFLEHRMRAFQGTFHANPEYSFWYGWSEMQQDLSEIKEMAAQMRREAARTPSASTQEKPVEKKKISGKK, via the coding sequence ATGCCCCGTTTTGCATTACCTGTTTTTTTGGCCGTCGTGACGGGTATCTCAATGGTTTGCTCCACTTTCGGACAACAGACACAGATGCAGGGGCAAGCATGTGTGGATTGCCACAAGCAGGTCACCCCGAATATCGTTTCGGACTGGCAACTGAGCAAGCACAGCCAGAACGATGTAGGATGTCCTTCATGCCATGGTAATCAACACATGTCCAAAGACGATGTTGTAAAAGCTGAACTCGCCCTGCCCGACAAATGCAACGGTTGCCATGAAGCTCAGGTAGAGCAATTCAAAAGCGGAAAGCATGCTTTGGCATGGGCATCCATGAAGGCAATGCCGACGTTGCACTGGCAGCCCATGTCTCAAGTAGAAGGGTTGAAAGGCTGCGGGGCCTGCCACCGGCATGGGCTTAAGAGTGAAGCCGAAGTCAAAGACCTTCGAGACAAGAATTCCGCTTTTGGCGTTGCATCCTGCGATGTGTGCCACACCCGTCATCTTTTCTCCCTGGAAGAAGCCCGTTCCCCACAGGCTTGCCAAACCTGTCACATGGGGATAGACCACCCGCAGTGGGAAATGTATTCGTCCAGCAAACACGGTGTCCGCTATCTTCTGAGACAAAACAAGGTCCTTCCGGAAACCGTTGCGGCTCCCACCTGCCAGACCTGCCACATGCAGGAGGGAGATCATGAAGTACGCACCTCCTGGGGATTTCTCGCCCTCCGCCTCCCCCTGCCCGATGATCCCCAGTGGGAATCAGACCGTACCATTATCCTCAAGGCACTCGGAGTACTCGATCCCTCCGGTGAACCTACTGCACGCTTGGATGTTGTAAAACAGGCCGATATGGTTCGCTTCACCCAGGAAGCATGGCAGGAGGAGAGAGATAGAATGATCGGCACCTGCCGGAAATGTCACTCGGTCAATTTTGCAAAAGCTGAGCTGGAAAAAGGCGATCAGATGATTCGGAGCGCCGATGGCCTGATGGCTCAAGGAATCCAGATCGTGGCGGATCTCTACAAAGACAACATTCTAGCGAAACCGGTGAGTTACCCTTATGCCTACCCGGATCTCCTTACATTCCATGACGCCCCCACGGTCATAGAACAAAAATTGTTCAAGATGTTTCTGGAACACCGCATGAGAGCATTCCAGGGGACTTTTCATGCCAATCCGGAGTACTCTTTTTGGTATGGGTGGAGTGAGATGCAGCAAGATCTTTCGGAAATAAAAGAGATGGCGGCTCAAATGAGGCGAGAAGCGGCAAGAACGCCATCCGCTTCGACTCAGGAAAAGCCTGTTGAAAAGAAAAAGATTTCCGGGAAGAAATAG